One genomic window of Arachis stenosperma cultivar V10309 chromosome 10, arast.V10309.gnm1.PFL2, whole genome shotgun sequence includes the following:
- the LOC130956912 gene encoding glutathione S-transferase T3-like, with amino-acid sequence MDPNQLNSFFNYLQNFPQIPNTQQSQTSNSQVPNQNFILPNTFQNPNPQNLSNFNFQAPYNNQFPIFQPQNQNSQTPHFPFSSIFNPSIGNVTPTSLPFPTQFSASRHNSSGVGGSSNPSSQTPIQSSLNSQYSDFANPHGLDAIDLNDDIEDRRQDSIQHWHWKEDEMLISAWLNVSTDPVVGTDQKGETFWSRIHSYCVEFCTDMTRGVVACKKRWYKINKAVAQFAGCYDQASRNIRSGSNADDIKELAYKLYSTNCGQKFTFERHWNMLRLEQKWRSQLPTQSGGSKRTKVSATGAYSSSSNPETPLADEPGVDSLVRPQGSKKSKRRGKGKAQMSEDFSERKSSVVKKLSLMEDIKNVREKELMEREKEREEEKEHRAKMMAIKEKEIQIQAAMKEQELQTQRYIKEMEIKAKEREMDMQILNADTSTMSEKRRALHEIACEKIMAKWFT; translated from the coding sequence atGGATCCAAACCAACTCAACTCTTTCTTCAATTACTTACAAAACTTTCCTCAAATTCCAAATACCCAACAATCTCAAACCTCAAACTCTCAAGTTCCAAATCAAAACTTCATACTACCAAATACATTTCAAAATCCAAATCCACAAAATCtttctaatttcaattttcaagcTCCTTATAATAATCAGTTTCCTATATTCCAACCGcaaaatcaaaattcacaaaCACCCCATTTTCCATTTTCATCCATATTTAACCCCTCTATCGGAAATGTTACTCCAACTTCCTTGCCGTTTCCAACTCAATTCAGTGCATCAAGACATAACTCATCTGGTGTTGGTGGCTCTTCTAACCCATCCTCTCAGACTCCTATACAATCTAGTCTAAATTCGCAATATTCAGATTTTGCCAACCCTCATGGATTAGATGCTATCGACCTCAATGATGATATTGAAGATCGGAGGCAAGATAGTATTCAACACTGGCATTGGAAAGAGGATGAGATGTTGATCAGTGCATGGTTAAATGTTTCAACTGACCCTGTAGTTGGTACCGATCAAAAGGGGGAAACATTTTGGAGTCGAATTCATAGCTACTGTGTAGAATTTTGCACCGACATGACAAGGGGGGTAGTTGCATGTAAGAAACGATGGTATAAGATCAACAAGGCTGTTGCACAATTTGCTGGTTGCTACGATCAAGCTAGTCGAAACATAAGGAGTGGTTCGAACGCTGATGATATAAAGGAGTTGGCTTATAAACTTTATTCCACAAATTGTGGTCAAAAGTTCACTTTTGAGAGGCATTGGAACATGCTTCGGTTGGAGCAAAAATGGAGAAGCCAACTACCTACACAGAGTGGCGGCTCAAAAAGAACCAAGGTTAGTGCAACTGGAGCATACTCATCCTCATCAAACCCAGAAACACCGTTGGCTGACGAACCCGGTGTGGACTCTCTCGTTCGCCCACAAGGATCAAAGAAGAGCAAGCGAAGAGGTAAGGGAAAAGCACAGATGTCTGAAGATTTTAGCGAAAGAAAATCATCGGTTGTCAAAAAATtatctctcatggaagatatTAAGAATGTTAGAGAAAAAGAACTAATggaaagggaaaaagaaagagaagaggagaagGAACATAGAGCAAAAATGATGGCAATCAAAGAGAAGGAGATACAAATTCAAGCGgcaatgaaagaacaagaattaCAAACTCAGAGGTATATTAAAGAAATGGAGataaaagcaaaagaaagggaAATGGATATGCAAATACTTAATGCTGACACGTCTACAATGAGTGAGAAACGACGAGCTCTTCATGAGATTGCATGTGAGAAAATAATGGCCAAGTGGTTTACTTAA
- the LOC130956911 gene encoding uncharacterized protein LOC130956911 — MAKNFDDMFNEALYGKRRRQDNTLIDNWIDEYLLEDSEEEDIDRSPIPITRRWINRDREAGHDRLFQDYFADEPVYNADIFRRRFRMRRDVFLRIVDALSNVYPYFHQRVDATGRRGLSPLQKCTAAIRMLAYGVAADAVDDYVRIGESTTIECLEKFVEGVISVFQDEYLRKPNPNDVHRLLQMAEGRGFPGMLGSIDCMHWQWKNCPKAWKGMYMSGYRGVATIVLEVVASSDLWIWHAFFGVSGSNNDINVLDRSPVFDDILNDRAPEVNYTINGNNYTMGYYLADGIYPEWATFVKSISKPQGEKRKLFAQYQEGQRKDVERAFGVLQARFAIIRGPARFWEKKKLANIMRACIILHNMIVEDERDTYAGNFAQGLEYDDVENGLSQPQLGEEDFAPYHQYLQRNAQLRNRQQHRQLKEDLIEHIWQFHNACRQL, encoded by the coding sequence ATGGCTAAAAATTTTGATGATATGTTTAATGAGGCTTTGTATGGTAAAAGAAGACGGCAAGATAACACACTGATAGATAATTGGATCGATGAGTATTTACTCGAAGattcagaagaagaagatatcgATAGAAGCCCTATACCAATTACTCGTAGATGGATCAACAGAGATCGAGAAGCAGGACATGATCGCCTTTTTCAAGATTACTTTGCAGATGAACCGGTGTATAATGCTGACATTTTTCGACGGAGATTTCGAATGAGAAGAGATGTGTTCCTTCGGATAGTAGACGCTCTCTCAAACGTCTATCCGTATTTCCACCAGAGGGTTGAtgcaactggaagaagaggctTGTCGCCACTTCAGAAATGTACCGCTGCCATACGGATGTTAGCATACGGCGTAGCAGCTGATGCTGTTGATGATTATGTGCGCATAGGCGAGAGCACTACAATTGAATGCTTGGAAAAATTTGTTGAAGGTGTCATTTCTGTGTTCCAGGATGAATACTTGCGAAAACCCAATCCAAATGACGTACACCGCCTGCTACAAATGGCGGAGGGTCGTGGCTTCCCTGGCATGTTGGGTAGTATTGACTGCATGCATTGGCAATGGAAAAATTGTCCAAAGGCGTGGAAAGGTATGTACATGAGTGGTTATCGTGGGGTTGCAACCATTGTACTTGAGGTTGTAGCATCTTCAGACCTTTGGATATGGCATGCGTTCTTTGGAGTTTCTGGTTCAAACAACGATATCAACGTGTTAGATCGTTCTCCAGTATTTGATGACATTCTAAATGATCGTGCTCCGGAGGTAAATTATACTATTAATGGTAATAATTATACAATGGGATACTACTTAGCAGATGGTATTTATCCTGAATGGGCCACATTTGTCAAATCAATCTCAAAGCCACAAGGGGAGAAACGCAAGTTATTTGCACAATACCAAGAAGGGCAAAGAAAAGATGTGGAACGAGCATTCGGAGTGTTGCAAGCACGCTTTGCAATTATACGTGGTCCAGCTCGTTTTTGggaaaagaagaagcttgccaACATAATGAGAGCTTGTATTATATTGCATAATATGATTGTTGAGGATGAAAGAGACACTTATGCAGGAAATTTTGCTCAAGGCTTAGAGTATGATGATGTTGAAAATGGATTATCACAACCTCAGCTGGGAGAAGAAGATTTTGCACCATACCATCAATATCTCCAAAGAAATGCCCAACTTCGAAATAGGCAGCAGCATAGACAATTGAAAGAGGACTTGATTGAACACATATGGCAATTTCACAATGCTTGTCGTCAACTGTAg